The nucleotide sequence AGCCGCGATCGCACTTCCGTTGGCGAAGGATTTCGCCTATGATAATTATTTGTGAATAAAACTGACCGTTTTGGAGAAGCTGATGGCTCGTCATTGTGATCTCACTGGCAAAAAGGCCAACAACGCCTTTGCAATTTCTCACTCCCACCGTCGCACCAAGCGCCTGCAAGAAGCCAATCTGCAGTCCAAGAAAGTTTGGTGGCCCCAAGGCAATCGTTATGTAAAACTTCGCCTCTCGACGAAAGCGATCAAAACGCTTGAGAAGAAAGGTATCAGTGCCATGGCTCGCGAAGCTGGCATTGATTTATCTAAGTATTAATCGTTTCACACCGACGGTCGGTTAGTGATTGCCACCAAAGTTCCCTGAAGGTCAGACACCTTGAGGGAATTTTGTTTTGTCCAGCTACATAGAATATTGTGGCGATCGCCTCATCTGTTCCGGCACTTACGTGCGCGGATACTGAAACACCTGCCAACTCCCGGCTGCGGCTAACCACAGCCACTTTCAGCCCATCAGCTTTCGCCTCGCCCTACTCGCGATAGTGTTCCGATCAGTGATGCCATCATTCCAAAAATTGGGAGAAAATCGAGTCCTCTGCTACCAGGCATTGACCGACCGTTTACCTCAGCGCCAACATCAACATGTCTGATGCTCCAGTCGGCGAAACGCAACTCTCAGTCTTGCTCAGCACATTACAACCTGAGCTGCATCCCGATACCTTCGTGTTTGTGACTCTGCCCACATCGCATGTTCCCGACGATCTAGAACCTGTGTGTCAGTTTCGCGAGGCAGAAGGGTTGACATTGATCGTGCCTCAAGCTCAAGCGGCCCAAGCTCAACTGTCGTATCAATATCCCTGTCGCATGATCACGCTGACCGTTCACTCTAGCTTGGCTGCCGTGGGCATGTTAGCCGCCATTACCCAAGCGCTAGCAACAGAAGGCATCAGCACTAATGTGGTGTCAGCCTACTTTCACGACCATCTTTTTGTCGCCTGCAATCGCGTCGAGGCAACGCTTGACTGCTTGGCCCGACTGGCAGCGACCGCATTAGACCCCTGATCTCAACCTATTGCGCTCAAGCCACCTATGGCGACTGAAAATCCTGTTTAAAGACCAAAACTCCCTGCAACCCAGCTGACTCCATTGAGAGTTAGCGCGATCGCAGAGAGCTTATGAATATTTGCACTAGGCATTGCCAATCGCTGCGCACAATTATGTAAATCGCGACTGAACAAGGCTCGGTCAATTAACGCAGCACCAAAAAGAAATTGAGCGCCAGTAAAGCCGCCGAAACGCCCAGGAATAAGTTGCTCATAGATAACGAAGCATGATTGTCGGCTCGCATTTGGTCGGCAAGCACAGCGACCTTAACCTCGTCTCCACCGTTTTGGTAGCGATTTGAATAGCGCATGTCTAAGTGACCTTGTTTGATCGATATATCCATAATGTAACAAAAACGTTACAAGATTGCATACACTCTCAGACTGGCGGTATTCATCATGATGACGGCCCTGTGTAATCGCTAACGCTTAGAGCAGACTCACCTGAGAAGTCGGCCTGTGAGAATTAGGGGGATCCTGAGAGGCGTCATGGATTTAGAACATAAAACGGGATCGCTGTGCAAGTAATTCAAAGTTTTGTTAACTTGCAGATAGTTAGAAGACTTAGACTCAGTTATTAGGTATCTGAAATGGCTAACCGATTACTTGGTATTTTTCCGAAACCTGCGGCCATGCAGGACATGTCTCGCGTTTATGATCTGAAGTCGCGTTTGGATTGGGGCGAGCCCGCACTGACCATTATCGATATTCGCGATCGCGCGCTCTTCAACGAGAGCCACATCATGGGGGCAATTTCTATGCCCATGGCTGAGTTACTTGGCCGGGTGCAAGCCGCTTTGGAATACGATCGCGATATTTACCTCTACAGCCACACCGATGAAGAGGCTGTGCAAGCGGCTCAACAGCTACGCGATGCTGGTTATCAGAAAGTCTCTGTGGTACGTGGCGGAGTCGCAGCCTGGAAAGCCGCTGACTTCCAAGTCGAAACTGGTATGGCAACAGTATAAGCGTTAAGACTGAAGAGCAGTTATCGCTCGGTAACTGCTCATCAATTAATGCTCAAAGATATTGGTATATTGCAGCAGGTCGAGGGTGACTAGAGTAGGAATGCAGCTAAAGCATTCTGAAGCTAGTTGTCTTCGACCTTCTCTTTGCAGCATATGGGTCAGCGATTGGCGAATCTCATGCAAAAATCGCACATCGTTGGCGGCATACCGGAGCTGCTCATCAGAGAGATGCATCGCGTTGCCCCAGTCAGAACTTTGCTGGGTTTTGTCCAGTTCGACGCCAGTCATTTCTCTCACCAGCTCTTTCAGTCCGTGTCTAGGACTGTAGGTGCGAATCAGCTTGCTGGCGACCTTCGTGCAAAAGATCGGCTTCACATCAATTTCCAGGTGATATCGCATCGTTGCCAGGTCAAACCGGGCAAAGTGAAAAATCTTGGTGATGTTTTGGGCTTCCATCAGGCGCTTGAGATTGGGCGCCGCTTGTTGGCCGAGCTCGATGCGTACAACACTCACATACCCGGCTTCGTCACAAAGCTGCACTAAACAGAGGCGATCGCGCCACGGCAGCAAGCCCATCGTTTCAGTATCGACAGCGATCGCCTCTGCCTCTAAATACCGCTCTAACAACTCGTCAGAGAGATCGCGATCGCAGACCTCAAACATCTCTGGGGCTAACCCTTCACTCACGACAGATTCCCCAATGCTTTGGCTACCGTTTGCACATCCTTATCCCCACGACCAGAGCAGTTGATCACAATCCGCGGATCGTCCGACAACTGCGGACACAAGGTTTCCAAATATGCAAAGGCATGGGCCGTTTCCAGGGCGGGAATGATCCCCTCCAGCTGTGACACGAGCTGTAGCGCATCCAGGGCTTGCTGGTCAGTAACGCTGTAGTATTCGGCCCGACCAATTTCTTTCAAATAGCTGTGTTCTGGCCCGACACCGGGATAATCTAACCCCGCACTGATCGAGTGGGCTTCTTGAACCTGGCCGTTGCTGTCTTGCAGCAGGTAACTCATGGCACCGTGCAGCACCCCCACTCGTCCCTGG is from Leptolyngbya iicbica LK and encodes:
- a CDS encoding rhodanese-like domain-containing protein, translating into MANRLLGIFPKPAAMQDMSRVYDLKSRLDWGEPALTIIDIRDRALFNESHIMGAISMPMAELLGRVQAALEYDRDIYLYSHTDEEAVQAAQQLRDAGYQKVSVVRGGVAAWKAADFQVETGMATV
- a CDS encoding ACT domain-containing protein: MSDAPVGETQLSVLLSTLQPELHPDTFVFVTLPTSHVPDDLEPVCQFREAEGLTLIVPQAQAAQAQLSYQYPCRMITLTVHSSLAAVGMLAAITQALATEGISTNVVSAYFHDHLFVACNRVEATLDCLARLAATALDP
- a CDS encoding ribonuclease D — its product is MSEGLAPEMFEVCDRDLSDELLERYLEAEAIAVDTETMGLLPWRDRLCLVQLCDEAGYVSVVRIELGQQAAPNLKRLMEAQNITKIFHFARFDLATMRYHLEIDVKPIFCTKVASKLIRTYSPRHGLKELVREMTGVELDKTQQSSDWGNAMHLSDEQLRYAANDVRFLHEIRQSLTHMLQREGRRQLASECFSCIPTLVTLDLLQYTNIFEH
- the rpmB gene encoding 50S ribosomal protein L28, encoding MEKLMARHCDLTGKKANNAFAISHSHRRTKRLQEANLQSKKVWWPQGNRYVKLRLSTKAIKTLEKKGISAMAREAGIDLSKY